DNA from Musa acuminata AAA Group cultivar baxijiao chromosome BXJ1-5, Cavendish_Baxijiao_AAA, whole genome shotgun sequence:
GAGTCCATCAACGCCGTATACCTCCTGTTCTCGGCGTACCTAGTCTTCGTGATGCAGCTCGGCTTCGCCATGCTTTGCGCCGGCTCCGTCCGCGCCAAGAACGCCCTCAACGTCATGCTCACCAACGTGGTGGACGCCGTGGTGGGCACCGTGTCCTACTACCTCTTCGGTTTCGCCTTCGCTTTCGGCGGCTCCAACCCCTTCATCGGGACCTCCTTCTTCGCGCTCCACCACGTCCCCAACGACTCCTATGACTACGCCTACTTCCTCTACCAGTGGGCCTTCGCGATCGCTGTGGCGGGCATCACCAGCGGCTCCATCGCGGAGCGCACTCAGTTCAGCGCCTACCTCGTGTACTCCTCCCTGCTCACGGGGTTCGTGTACCCGGTCGTGGCGCACTGGGTGTGGTCGTCGGAGGGGTGGCTCAGCCCGAGCGCCGGCGGCGTGGGGCTGCTTTTCGGGTCTGGGGCCATCGACTTCGCGGGGAGCGGGGTGGTCCACCTGGTGGGGGGGATCGCGGGCCTGTGGGGGGCGGTGATCGAAGGGCCACGGGTCGGCCGCTTCGACGCGTTCGGGAAGCCCGTCCCCATGCGCGGCCACAACGCGACGCTGGTGGTCCTCGGCACGTTCCTGCTCTGGTTCGGCTGGTTCGGGTTCAATCCCGGGTCCTACGCCCGGATCCTGGTGCCCTACCCGGACGCGCCTGACCAGGGGAACTGGACAGGGGTTGGGCGCACGGCGGTGACCACCGCACTCGCCGGCTCCACCGCGGGCCTCGTGACGCTCTTCGGCCGCCGGCTGTTGGCGGGACACTGGGACGCGTTGGACGTGTGCAACGGGCTCTTGGGCGGGTTCGTGGCCATCACCTCCGGCTGCGCCGTGGTCGAGCCCTGGGCCGCCATAGTCTGCGGGTTCTTCGCCGCCTGGGTGCTGATAGGGCTCAACACGCTCGCGTTGAAGCTACGGTTCGACGACCCACTAGAGGCAGCGCCGCTGCACGGCGGGTGCGGGGCGTGGGGGCTCATCTTCACGGGGCTGTTCGCCAAGGAGGAGCTGGTGGTGCAGGCGTATGAGTCGGGCGAGGTGGGGGTTAGCCGGCCCTTCGGGTTGCTGCTGGGGGGCGGATGGGGGCTGCTCTTGGCgcaggtggtggcggtggtggtgatcGTAGGGTGGGTGAGCCTGACCATGGCGCCGCTGTTCTACGTGCTGCACAAACTACACCTGCTGAGGATATCGGTGGACGAGGAGCTGGCGGGGCTGGACATCTCCAGCCATGGCGGCTACGCTTATGTGGCGCACCCGGAAGAACATCACCCACGATTCTACGCGGACTACACGAGCATCGCGGATGGGACCCGTTGACCCGCGAGTTGGAGCGGATGATGGATAGAGAGATTGGTAGGTGCGAGTTCGCTGGATAGGAGGCGATTCGTTGGTTGATTGGGCCTCGTGTCGGCTTTGATAGTATTGGTGATGACGAATGTGCGGTCATGTATCGTCGTTCTTTCGTCTGTCAAGCGTGATGCGTTGGATGAAAAGAAAACTGAATGAACACGACCTAACCGTCGTCGATTAGATTGAATCCGAGTCGAACATTAGCTCGAGCTTTTAACCGGAGGAAAAGGATCTTGAGAACCGAGAGCGCAGGAGGTGGAGCTTCCAACATGGATGGGGGAACCTTGCCCTCTCTTTGTATGTTACAGGTGACAGAAGAGGAGGAGACGAGCAAAAACAGGAATCGACGGATTTGTGAGTCAGTGGAGCTGCGGTGGCGGGACAGAGGCAGCGGGAGGATGAGGATGCGGTTTGTGGCACTGGTAGCACTTGGCGAAGAGACCGAAGGTGTCGACCTGCTTGACGAAGTTGATCACGCTGGCCCAGCCGCCGAGACCGAAGCCCGCCACCATCACCCACCCCACCACGAAGGCGTTCACCACGTACATCGCCGTCCAGCTGGGTAGAAAGAATGGCAGCTTCTCCACAGCGTTCTGCAAGGACGACAAAAATGAAGGCTTTGGCAGTCATAGTGCCAGCTAACCAGTAGATAGGGATGCAACGCCTAGTGATTGAGCCCCAGCCAAGATGGCAGACAAAACAAGGATGATACCTGCCGTGCCGATGGGGTGCGATAGGTGAGCATGTGTGCCATGGCGGGGATGATATAGACGGTGAAGCTAACGAGGAGAGCCCCCACCGCGGAGTTTATGGGCCCAAAGAATGGGAATATAATGGCCAGGAACCAGATGGGGATGACGACCGGAAGCCGGGCGAGGGAGCGCATACAGATGCTCTCGGTGTCGTGCATTCCGATCACCTTCTCCCATACGAAGTAGAGCGGGGTGCAGGCGAAGCCGAAGGTGATGAACTGGTGGATCAACATGAGAATCACCGCCGCGTCCCTCCACCCTGACTTGGGCAGCAGCGAGAACGCATTGGAGTGGGTCAGAAGCTGGTCGCCGAAGGCCCAGTAAACGGCGGCCGCCGACGGTAGCGTCATATAGGAAAGTAGATGTACTTGAACTTCCGTGGTTTCCACATGGCATGCATGATCTCCCTGCACACAACGTTAGCATACACGATGAGCAAGCAGGTCGATCCACGAGAGGCCATTCAGGTGTCGAttctgatgagggtaataatggcgacatgacgcgtCACGATGTCATCCACGCCTGGACGACACTCTGCCCGAGGAAGAGGACAATAATGCCGACTCGATATGCGccgacgtcacccgctctcagacaacgacttcatcgttgccTGACCCCACACActtgaccgaggcagaggaggatgacgaccgaggctcgcccataccctatggcagttcggttctccactcaacgccaacggcaatgtcagacgccatcagaggtgttACGGGAAACAACTTTATGCAgtgacctcggggccgacgcggcttggtttggGTCCTAATGCGCGGGGATCTTGCGCGGCGTTCCTCGGGTCAGTTGGGGTGACCGGTTGTGGTGGTCCGGTCAAGACATTGCGCTGGGAGTGAAGCTTTTCCGCAGCACCGGAAAGATGCAATCCCGCCCTGGTacctgcacacaagtcgggtcggaagctcggcccgacccctccgatgatcaagtcagatgatgtggagggagttt
Protein-coding regions in this window:
- the LOC103986119 gene encoding ammonium transporter 1 member 3-like, whose product is MATSWETSVTESINAVYLLFSAYLVFVMQLGFAMLCAGSVRAKNALNVMLTNVVDAVVGTVSYYLFGFAFAFGGSNPFIGTSFFALHHVPNDSYDYAYFLYQWAFAIAVAGITSGSIAERTQFSAYLVYSSLLTGFVYPVVAHWVWSSEGWLSPSAGGVGLLFGSGAIDFAGSGVVHLVGGIAGLWGAVIEGPRVGRFDAFGKPVPMRGHNATLVVLGTFLLWFGWFGFNPGSYARILVPYPDAPDQGNWTGVGRTAVTTALAGSTAGLVTLFGRRLLAGHWDALDVCNGLLGGFVAITSGCAVVEPWAAIVCGFFAAWVLIGLNTLALKLRFDDPLEAAPLHGGCGAWGLIFTGLFAKEELVVQAYESGEVGVSRPFGLLLGGGWGLLLAQVVAVVVIVGWVSLTMAPLFYVLHKLHLLRISVDEELAGLDISSHGGYAYVAHPEEHHPRFYADYTSIADGTR
- the LOC135674043 gene encoding auxin transporter-like protein 1 — translated: MTLPSAAAVYWAFGDQLLTHSNAFSLLPKSGWRDAAVILMLIHQFITFGFACTPLYFVWEKVIGMHDTESICMRSLARLPVVIPIWFLAIIFPFFGPINSAVGALLVSFTVYIIPAMAHMLTYRTPSARQNAVEKLPFFLPSWTAMYVVNAFVVGWVMVAGFGLGGWASVINFVKQVDTFGLFAKCYQCHKPHPHPPAASVPPPQLH